In one Arenibacter antarcticus genomic region, the following are encoded:
- a CDS encoding 2-isopropylmalate synthase: MSKDKVHIFDTTLRDGEQVPGCKLDTEQKLIIAERLDLLGVDVIEAGFPISSPGDFNSVHQISKLVKNAIVCGLTRAVKKDIEVAAQALQMAKRPRIHTGIGTSDSHIKFKFNSNKEAIIERAVAAVKYAKTFVEDVEFYAEDAGRTDNEFLARVCEAVIKAGATVLNIPDTTGYCLPDEYGAKIKYLKENVTGIHKAILSCHCHNDLGLATANSIAGVINGARQIECTINGIGERAGNTSLEEVVMILRQHPTLNLDTNINSKLLYDTSQMVSQKMGVLVQANKAIVGANAFAHSSGIHQDGVIKNRETYEIINPADVGVNESSIVLTARSGRAALAYRAKIVGYELTKTQLDLVYQEFLKFADRQKEILDKDIHDIIVKSGISIESIA, encoded by the coding sequence ATGAGCAAAGATAAGGTACATATATTTGATACAACGCTAAGGGATGGGGAACAAGTACCCGGATGTAAATTGGATACAGAGCAAAAATTAATCATAGCCGAGAGATTAGATCTTTTGGGAGTTGATGTAATTGAAGCTGGTTTTCCTATTTCCAGTCCAGGGGATTTTAATTCAGTTCATCAAATTTCTAAATTAGTTAAAAATGCTATAGTATGCGGGCTTACCCGTGCCGTTAAAAAAGATATTGAAGTAGCAGCCCAGGCCTTACAAATGGCAAAAAGACCAAGAATTCACACTGGGATTGGCACTTCAGATTCACATATTAAATTCAAGTTCAATTCCAATAAGGAGGCCATTATTGAAAGGGCCGTAGCTGCAGTAAAATACGCGAAGACCTTTGTGGAAGATGTGGAATTTTACGCAGAAGATGCCGGAAGAACAGATAACGAGTTTTTGGCAAGGGTTTGTGAAGCTGTGATAAAGGCTGGTGCAACCGTTTTAAACATTCCAGATACCACGGGATATTGTCTGCCAGATGAATATGGGGCAAAAATAAAATATTTAAAAGAGAACGTTACTGGTATACACAAAGCAATTCTATCTTGCCACTGCCATAATGATCTTGGATTGGCCACAGCCAACTCCATTGCAGGGGTCATTAACGGAGCCAGACAAATAGAATGCACCATCAATGGTATTGGTGAAAGGGCAGGGAATACTTCTTTGGAAGAGGTAGTAATGATTCTAAGACAGCATCCTACTCTAAATCTTGATACTAATATAAACAGTAAATTATTATATGATACCAGTCAAATGGTATCTCAAAAAATGGGTGTATTGGTACAGGCTAATAAAGCCATCGTTGGTGCCAATGCCTTTGCCCATAGTTCGGGAATCCATCAGGATGGGGTTATTAAAAATAGGGAAACCTACGAAATCATAAATCCAGCCGATGTTGGTGTCAACGAATCCTCCATTGTCCTAACAGCCAGAAGTGGAAGAGCAGCATTGGCATACCGTGCTAAAATTGTAGGTTATGAACTTACAAAAACCCAATTAGACCTAGTTTATCAAGAGTTTTTAAAGTTCGCTGACAGGCAAAAGGAAATTTTGGACAAGGACATCCATGACATTATTGTAAAAAGTGGTATTTCAATTGAAAGCATTGCATAA
- the leuB gene encoding 3-isopropylmalate dehydrogenase, whose product MNLKIAVLGGDGIGPEVLAQSIKCLRAVEETFHHHFTFTEGDIGAVAMEKYGKPLPEATTALCRASDSILFGTIGTLKYDENPSAKVRPEQGLLQLRQELELFANIRPVKVFPTLVNKSPLKKHVIFGTDFIIYRELTGGIYFGEKKLSKDGTLASDLCEYSEKEISRIAHFAFKAAKNRRKKLTLVDKANVLETSRLWRKVVSKIGESYPEVQLEYLFVDNAAMQMMLHPNHFDVILTDNMFGDILSDQGSAICGTKGLLPSASIGNDHAMFEPFHGSYPQAEGKNIANPVASILSTAMMLSHFGLHEESRSVVTAVDKSMRKQIVTQDLNVSSKYGTNEVGDFIAANIIDSEDNYNYNYENIGLGKSTII is encoded by the coding sequence ATGAATCTAAAAATTGCAGTTTTAGGGGGAGATGGAATTGGACCTGAGGTTTTGGCCCAGTCCATAAAATGTCTACGTGCCGTAGAGGAAACCTTCCACCATCATTTTACCTTTACGGAGGGAGACATAGGTGCCGTGGCCATGGAAAAATATGGTAAGCCCTTACCAGAAGCTACAACAGCACTCTGCAGGGCGTCAGACTCCATCCTTTTTGGTACTATTGGTACCCTAAAATACGATGAGAACCCTAGTGCCAAGGTACGTCCAGAACAGGGCCTACTTCAATTGAGACAAGAGCTGGAACTATTCGCCAACATTAGACCTGTAAAAGTCTTTCCTACACTGGTAAACAAATCGCCCTTAAAAAAGCATGTCATTTTCGGAACCGATTTCATTATCTATAGGGAGCTGACCGGAGGAATATATTTTGGGGAGAAAAAATTGAGCAAAGACGGTACCTTAGCTTCAGACCTATGTGAGTATTCCGAAAAAGAAATCAGTAGGATTGCCCATTTCGCATTTAAGGCCGCCAAAAATAGAAGAAAGAAATTAACCTTGGTAGACAAGGCTAACGTCTTGGAAACTTCTCGACTATGGCGTAAAGTAGTTTCCAAAATTGGGGAAAGTTATCCAGAGGTACAACTGGAATACCTTTTTGTGGATAATGCTGCCATGCAGATGATGCTACATCCAAATCATTTTGATGTTATATTAACGGATAATATGTTTGGGGACATCCTTTCTGACCAAGGGAGCGCAATATGTGGTACCAAAGGATTATTGCCTTCTGCCTCTATAGGGAACGATCATGCCATGTTTGAACCTTTTCACGGATCATACCCGCAAGCGGAAGGAAAGAACATTGCCAATCCTGTTGCCTCAATACTATCTACCGCAATGATGCTGAGTCATTTTGGATTACATGAGGAATCTAGGTCGGTTGTGACCGCTGTGGATAAATCTATGAGAAAACAAATAGTTACCCAGGATCTTAATGTCTCCAGCAAGTATGGCACCAATGAGGTAGGCGATTTTATCGCCGCAAACATCATAGATTCGGAAGATAATTACAATTACAATTACGAAAATATTGGACTGGGGAAATCTACCATTATATAA